One Littorina saxatilis isolate snail1 linkage group LG14, US_GU_Lsax_2.0, whole genome shotgun sequence genomic region harbors:
- the LOC138946551 gene encoding uncharacterized protein yields MLELEAVFLALTEFLPFLRGEHLLVHSDNTTVVSYLNKQGGSRSLPLSHRACEILMWSHNHGVVLSAKYLPGRLNVLADSLSRSTKIVHTEWTITHQALLRLWAQVEKPSIDLFATRYSRCLPMFVSPFPDPEAWEINALEIPWSSLHAYAFPPIPLLGKVLRKADLERPSLVLVAPNWPSQP; encoded by the coding sequence ATGCTGGAGCTGGAAGCAGTTTTTCTAGCTTTGACGGAATTTCTTCCCTTTCTCAGGGGAGAACATTTGCTGGTTCACTCCGACAACACCACAGTGGTGTCTTACCTGAACAAGCAAGGGGGATCtcgctctctgcctctgtcGCATCGAGCATGCGAGATTTTGATGTGGAGTCACAACCACGGTGTAGTTCTGTCAGCAAAgtaccttccagggaggctgaaTGTCTTGGCAGACTCTCTGAGTCGGTCCACCAAGATAGTGCACACAGAATGGACAATTACACATCAAGCGCTTCTCCGCCTCTGGGCTCAAGTGGAGAAGCCGTCGATAGACCTCTTCGCCACACGATATTCTCGCTGTCTGCCGATGTTTGTTTCCCCATTTCCAGATCCCGAAGCATGGGAGATCAATGCTCTCGAGATTCCTTGGAGCAGTCTGCACGCCTACGCTTTTCCTCCAATTCCCCTCCTAGGAAAGGTCTTGAGAAAGGCAGATCTGGAAAGACCATCTCTGGTACTTGTAGCTCCAAACTGGCCGAGTCAGCCTTAA